The region ACGCCCGTGATGCACTCCTGATCGATACCGCCCGACACCACGGGTGGAGGAGGCTGTATCTCGCTGTCGGAGATGCGGATGACCTCCGACACGGCATCGACGATGAATCCCGTCAAATTGCCGCTTACATCCACGACGATGATGCGGGTCTGGCTATTGCTCTCCACTTCGGGCAAGCCGAATTTGCGGCGCATGGAGACAATGGGAATCACGCGGCCACGGAGGTTGATGATGCCCTCGATGTAGTGCGGGGTGTTGGGCATATGCGTAATGGCGGTCAT is a window of Geobacter sp. FeAm09 DNA encoding:
- a CDS encoding chemotaxis protein CheW; translation: MSNELVVKSDESKGELNQLVSFNLGDEEFGIEVLKVREIIRMTAITHMPNTPHYIEGIINLRGRVIPIVSMRRKFGLPEVESNSQTRIIVVDVSGNLTGFIVDAVSEVIRISDSEIQPPPPVVSGGIDQECITGVINRTDRLLVLLSLDKMFSPGETQLFGGM